The Nomascus leucogenys isolate Asia chromosome 23, Asia_NLE_v1, whole genome shotgun sequence genome includes a window with the following:
- the LOC100587510 gene encoding peroxiredoxin-4 produces the protein MEALPLLAATTPGHGRHRRLLLLQLLLFLLPAGAVQGWETEERPRTREEECHFYAGGQVYPGEASRVSVADHSLHLSKAKISKPAPYWEGTAVIDGEFKELKLTDYRGKYLVFFFYPLDFTFVCPTEIIAFGDRLEEFRSINTEVVACSVDSQFTHLAWINTPRRQGGLGPIRIPLLSDLTHQISKDYGVYLEDSGHTLRGLFIIDDKGILRQITLNDLPVGRSVDETLRLVQAFQYTDKHGEVCPAGWKPGSETIIPDPAGKLKYFDKLN, from the coding sequence ATGGAGGCGCTGCCGCTGCTAGCCGCGACAACTCCGGGCCACGGCCGGCACCGAAGGCTGCTTCTGCTGCAGCTACTGCTGTTCCTGCTGCCGGCTGGAGCTGTGCagggctgggagacagaggagaggCCCCGGACCCGCGAAGAGGAGTGCCACTTCTACGCGGGTGGACAAGTGTACCCGGGAGAGGCATCCCGGGTATCGGTCGCCGACCACTCCCTGCACCTAAGCAAAGCGAAGATTTCCAAGCCAGCGCCCTACTGGGAAGGAACAGCTGTGATCGATGGAGAATTTAAGGAGCTGAAGTTAACTGATTATCGTGGGAAATActtggtttttttcttctaccCACTTGATTTCACATTTGTGTGTCCAACTGAAATTATCGCTTTTGGCGATAGACTTGAAGAATTCAGATCTATAAATACTGAAGTGGTAGCATGCTCTGTTGATTCCCAGTTTACCCATTTGGCCTGGATTAATACCCCTCGAAGACAAGGAGGACTTGGGCCAATAAGGATTCCACTTCTTTCAGATTTGACCCATCAGATCTCAAAGGACTATGGTGTATACCTAGAGGACTCAGGCCACACTCTTAGAGGTCTCTTCATTATTGATGACAAAGGAATCCTAAGACAAATTACTCTGAATGATCTTCCTGTGGGTAGATCAGTGGATGAGACACTACGTTTGGTTCAAGCATTCCAGTAcactgacaaacatggagaagtCTGTCCTGCTGGCTGGAAACCTGGTAGTGAAACAATAATCCCAGATCCAGCTGGAAAGCTGAAGTATTTCGATAAACTGAATTGA